From the genome of Puniceicoccaceae bacterium:
AGCGCAGCGACTGCGCAAGCAATCGCTAGCCCGCAAAACCCTAACCAAGGGCAGTGAGTATTTACCACGAATTGAGTCCATCGAGGCGCAGATTGTGGAGGTGTTGGGATCGAAAGCGGAGGTGGAGCGATGATCGCAGCGCCGGTCACGCGTCCGCCGGTGCGATACTTCGGGGGGAAGTTCCGGATTGCGCCGTGGATCCTGCAGCATGTGCCTGCGCATCGTGGGTGGGTAGAGCCGTTTGGTGGGGGTGCTGGGGTGTTGCTGCGCAAGGCCCGTGCTCACTCTGAGCTGTACAATGATCTCGATGGGGAGGTAGTGAACCTGTTCCGCGTGCTGCGTGACCAGGGCGCGGCGTTTCGGAGATACTTGGAGCTCACCCCGTTTTCGCGTGATGCGTTCGAGAAATCGTTTGCGGCGAAAAATGTGGAGGATCCGTTCGAGCGCGCCGCGCATTTTCTGATCCGCAATCAGATGGGCTTTGGAAGCAGCTCCAGCTCACGCGGTCGCAAGACAGGATTTCGCCACAGTGCTTACAACAACCGGCATTCCTCCGGTGTGGATTGGCGCAACCTCCCGGATGCCATCCCTGCGGTCGTGGATCGGCTGCGCGGGGTGGTGATCGAAAACCGCGATTACCGGGAGATCCTACCGAAGTGGGATCTCGATGGTACGGTGATTTATTGTGACCCGCCTTATGTGATGAATACCCGCTCGGGTGGGGGACGCTACACCCATGAGTTTTCCGATACCGATCACTGTGAAATGGCTGAGCATCTCCACCGTCTCCGCAGTGCCTGGGTGATGGTGAGCGGGTATGACTGCCCGCTGTATCGAGAGTTGTTCGCGGGCTGGGCGGTGAGTCACAAGACCACCCAGACCGATCGCGGAACGGCACGCACGGAAACGCTGTGGCTGAGTCCGAATTTTCCAATCAAACAAATGGAGTTAATATGAGTGATACATACCCGATTATCCGCGAACTGAGGAAGATGGATGAAGAGCTGCAGAAGCACCTTGAGACGCGGTATGCTGCGTTGGTGATGCGGGCTGCTGCGACCTCGCTTGAGCGGTACGAGCACTTGCGGCACTCGGTGCGGGACGTGCGCGAAACCCTTAGAGATGGCAGTGACCCGATCGATGTGAAGATCGCTGTGGCGAAGTTGGGAGGGCTCAATGTATGAGTGAACAAATCGATACGGATCACCGGGATTTCCCGGTGTGCCCGCATTGCGGGTGGGAGCATGATGGAGCGTGGGAGTGGGATTTCGGATCTAACTTGGAGGGCACTTGTGTAACGGAGTGCCACGCCTGTGGTGAGGAGTTCGTTGCCCACCGGAATGTGACTGTGACTTATTCCACTAAATTTTCTGCCAACGCTGAGTCCAGCCACGCCAGACGAGAGCCAACCACCGATTGCAATGGAGACGATTGAACAGGATATAGAGTCCGACTCAAGAGGGTCTGGCGTTGGTCTGCGACGTTTTGTTCTGCTGGACTTGTTCTGTGGTGCAGGATGCGCGGGCGAGGGATACCGGCGAGCGGGCTTCGATGTGGTCGGCGTGGACATCAACCCGCAGCCAAACAACCCGCACACATTCATTCAGGGCGATGCGCTGGAATACTTGCGAGCTCACGGGCACAAATATGACATTATCCACGCAAGTCCGCCTTGTCAGACATTCACTGTCTATCGGAATTGCCGACCGGGGCACAAGCCGAAATGGCCTGACATGATCGACGAAACAAGGGAGGCTCTAATCGCGAGCGGGAAGCCGTGGGTGATAGAAAATGTTCCGGGAGCTCCGCTGAGAGATCCCGTTCGGCTATGCGGGACATCGTTCGGAATCAGGGTGAGGCGACATCGACTTTTTGAGGCTAACTTCCCGATTGATCCAGTGCCGTGCGATCACAAGCGATTCACCGACCGAATATTTCCCGGATCGACCAACCGCCCCAACGGTCGGACAGTGTGTAACGTGGGCGAGTATCGCGTGCCGCTCGCGGTGCAGAAGGAGCACATGCAGGTCGATTGGGATCTAACGCTTGGCGAGCTCTCGCTAGGAATCCCGCCCGCATATACGGAATACGTGGGACGTGAATTTTTGAAGCAGAACGACTGAGCACAGGAACGAGCGATGAATAGAGAACAATGCAAAGAATGCGGGAATGATAAAGATCCCATTGAAAAGTGCCGACACTGCGAGGGCGAAAGCTCGTTGCCTGATGCGGCTGGTTATGTGGCGGTGCTGAACCGCTTCGTGCCAGTTGATCCGGGAAGCGAGACCCTAGTAAAAAGGCTGAACGATGAAACCACGATTAAAGAAATTCGGGAATGGATGGAATGGGCCGACAAAGGCGCGGCATCGGTCATCCGTGTCGAAATCGTTAAAGCCACATAACGCAGAGCGCAGCCGCGAGGACAGCGCCTAAGACTATGACTACTCAAGCAACCCTCCCGCTGGCCTCGTTGGCTGACGCGAATTGTTCTGCCCCGGAGTGCCGCCACTGCCGGACGGACACAAAAACACGATGGATCTCAGATGGGGGCTGGATATGCGATCGATGCTGTCTCGCCCAAACGGATGACTGGCCACTCGAGTCGGACATCAAGAAGATGCAAAATAAGACCGGCGCGGGATCGATGGAGATCCAGCTCATTCTGTTGGTTTCCGACCAGGTTTCCGCGAATATCGAAAAGCACCGAAGGGAACTCCATTCCTTTATGCAGAACCTGAAAGGATGGGACGACGCTTTATGAAGACAGATGCACAAAATCAAAACGGAACGGCGCAAAGCGGCGTTCCTATACCTGACTTGTTATGCTTTGAAACGCTCCTGTGTGGCATAACAAGCTACGTGTTCGCAACAAGTGCTGGCAAGGCCAAGAGTGCAACCATAGAGGC
Proteins encoded in this window:
- a CDS encoding DNA adenine methylase, which encodes MIAAPVTRPPVRYFGGKFRIAPWILQHVPAHRGWVEPFGGGAGVLLRKARAHSELYNDLDGEVVNLFRVLRDQGAAFRRYLELTPFSRDAFEKSFAAKNVEDPFERAAHFLIRNQMGFGSSSSSRGRKTGFRHSAYNNRHSSGVDWRNLPDAIPAVVDRLRGVVIENRDYREILPKWDLDGTVIYCDPPYVMNTRSGGGRYTHEFSDTDHCEMAEHLHRLRSAWVMVSGYDCPLYRELFAGWAVSHKTTQTDRGTARTETLWLSPNFPIKQMELI